A genome region from Zestosphaera sp. includes the following:
- the mnhG gene encoding monovalent cation/H(+) antiporter subunit G codes for MEVIIEIIKYCGAFFLLLGGFFEIVGAIGITRMPDFFTRAHAATVAAVGGAVLPLLGIALISLSFTELGLSRLYLAGLCVITALLLLIIVPSGTHAIVRAAYISRKKGNRDRVEGA; via the coding sequence GTGGAGGTTATTATAGAGATAATTAAGTATTGTGGTGCATTCTTTTTACTACTCGGAGGTTTTTTTGAGATTGTAGGAGCCATAGGTATTACGAGGATGCCTGATTTCTTTACTAGGGCGCATGCTGCAACTGTGGCTGCTGTGGGAGGCGCGGTCTTACCTTTATTAGGCATAGCTTTAATATCTCTAAGCTTTACAGAACTTGGCTTAAGTAGATTGTATCTAGCAGGTTTATGTGTTATTACAGCTTTGTTGTTACTCATAATTGTCCCTTCTGGGACTCACGCGATCGTAAGAGCAGCTTATATAAGTAGGAAGAAGGGTAATCGAGACAGAGTTGAGGGTGCTTAA
- a CDS encoding hydrogenase subunit MbhD domain-containing protein produces the protein MLIPILIVLIASMLSVIMAYLTVIEKDLLLATIYIAFIGILYTLIYYILLAADVVLAYIPVSSILLPIIVIIVLKKSKRLEE, from the coding sequence ATGTTAATACCTATCTTGATCGTTTTAATAGCGTCTATGCTCTCCGTAATCATGGCTTACTTAACAGTCATTGAAAAAGACCTGCTCTTAGCTACAATTTACATTGCTTTCATTGGAATACTCTATACGTTAATATACTATATCTTGCTAGCCGCGGACGTTGTGCTAGCATACATACCTGTGTCGTCTATACTTCTCCCAATCATAGTTATTATAGTCCTCAAGAAATCTAAGAGGCTTGAAGAATGA
- a CDS encoding MnhB domain-containing protein: MNSRRIRMRYRKRDILVAMSLAILTLALAMVLNIGGLGILPPRTLRGLARSIVVNAYNPWNTTLTSYSLNAVSAVIWDYRGIDTIFETAVLMAAITGVATILRGITDARESRGRGMSIIVKSSTKIVVILTLIGSASLSIHGHLTPGGGFQAGSAIAVTASLIIIAFSLQFLYRLGISRELMLKIRYAALMTILIIALVPLVLIVLGFGYAYILQNQVKEDSVFSMPSKFFTTPLAGTVFIFNVLETITVASAITYAILTILVYEGDKSSHVGGLNE, translated from the coding sequence ATGAATTCAAGAAGAATTAGAATGAGGTACAGGAAGAGAGACATACTCGTAGCAATGTCATTGGCTATACTAACACTCGCGTTAGCTATGGTTCTGAATATTGGTGGTCTAGGCATATTACCTCCTAGAACCCTGAGAGGGTTAGCGCGTTCAATAGTAGTGAACGCCTACAACCCATGGAACACCACCCTAACCTCATATTCACTTAACGCAGTGTCCGCGGTAATATGGGACTATAGAGGGATAGACACCATATTTGAAACTGCTGTACTCATGGCGGCCATAACAGGTGTGGCAACTATTCTTCGGGGTATAACAGATGCGAGAGAGTCTAGAGGTCGAGGCATGTCGATTATCGTGAAGTCTTCGACCAAGATAGTTGTGATACTCACGCTTATTGGTTCAGCATCTCTATCTATACACGGTCATCTAACGCCTGGCGGAGGATTTCAGGCAGGATCAGCTATTGCCGTCACAGCATCATTAATTATTATAGCATTTTCTCTTCAGTTTCTGTATAGACTAGGTATTAGCAGGGAACTTATGCTTAAGATTAGGTACGCGGCGCTAATGACGATACTTATTATTGCGTTAGTTCCTCTCGTGTTGATAGTTTTGGGCTTCGGATACGCATACATATTGCAGAATCAAGTTAAAGAGGACTCAGTCTTCTCGATGCCCTCTAAATTTTTCACGACTCCTTTAGCCGGCACCGTATTCATCTTCAACGTTCTTGAAACCATTACCGTCGCTTCAGCCATTACGTACGCTATACTTACTATATTAGTCTACGAAGGCGATAAGAGTAGCCACGTGGGTGGACTTAATGAATAA
- a CDS encoding cation:proton antiporter subunit C: MNNLDLLTLAFSVAVTTFVINIAIATYGIFAKHNLVKKILALTIFSDSINMFSIAIGFRVVDGYPSPPILETEPRNPQDLLKFAEVSVDPLPQAFVITAIVIGFSVITFLLSLALLYYKYYQTLDIRVAVEVGEHEEDV, encoded by the coding sequence ATGAATAATCTAGACCTACTAACTCTGGCTTTCTCCGTAGCTGTGACGACATTTGTTATAAACATTGCCATAGCCACGTACGGCATATTTGCAAAACACAACTTAGTTAAGAAAATCTTAGCTTTAACAATATTCTCTGATTCTATTAACATGTTCTCTATAGCTATAGGATTCAGAGTTGTGGACGGGTATCCTTCACCACCAATACTAGAGACAGAGCCTAGAAACCCACAAGATTTACTGAAGTTTGCAGAGGTTAGCGTAGATCCCTTGCCTCAAGCATTTGTAATTACAGCTATAGTTATAGGGTTTTCCGTTATTACGTTCCTCTTGAGTCTAGCTCTTCTCTACTACAAGTATTATCAGACCTTAGATATAAGAGTAGCCGTAGAGGTAGGAGAGCATGAAGAGGATGTTTAA
- a CDS encoding Na+/H+ antiporter subunit E — MKRMFNKIIIMITSFILYTMFTGILTELTIVAGLAISLIIAVAFDGIIIKRKLFPRDVGRLIYVFEYLYHFIAVEITDHLKIAKVILSRSISVNPDIVEVPLELNSDYGVSIVALTITNAPGTIAVDFDKDRSTLYVHWLTAKHGSVEEIKKEIIGEFEMLAKKIFE, encoded by the coding sequence ATGAAGAGGATGTTTAATAAAATCATCATAATGATAACTTCTTTTATTTTATACACTATGTTTACTGGCATATTAACAGAGTTAACGATAGTTGCAGGTCTGGCAATATCCTTGATAATTGCAGTAGCGTTCGACGGCATAATCATCAAGAGAAAACTTTTTCCACGAGATGTGGGTAGGCTAATCTACGTATTTGAGTACCTGTATCACTTTATTGCCGTAGAAATAACTGACCACCTCAAGATTGCTAAAGTTATTTTAAGTAGAAGTATCTCTGTAAATCCAGATATAGTTGAGGTGCCTCTAGAGTTAAACTCAGACTACGGAGTTTCGATAGTAGCATTGACCATAACGAATGCGCCGGGTACAATAGCTGTAGACTTTGATAAAGACAGAAGTACCCTATATGTTCACTGGCTTACGGCCAAGCACGGGAGTGTTGAAGAAATTAAGAAGGAAATCATAGGAGAGTTCGAGATGCTAGCTAAGAAAATATTTGAGTGA
- a CDS encoding proton-conducting transporter membrane subunit produces MPLTSMVANKKLSNLIALLGSIIIFTIALRLFMVIESVGVAVYRFGGFPAPLGVVYVFDQFNSFLAVSVSFALVLTVVYVVVFESSEHKYLLYSLIYLLMAGVYGCLFTGDVFNFYVSIELAAMSSYALTGFYRGRKAVRAAIIYGIAGTAITSFLLLACFILYGSYGTLNIADIALKSRNVNLEVEFSGGVFGDILLPSKISLALITWIFLFKSGIIPNHFWLPEAYLAAPLPAIVLFTTSADILGIYGIVRLYYLVFSEGSLISDFRATMLGVLFFLGTVSAVIASMLVANQRTIRKLIAYSSISQFSLSLLGVASGTAEGLSGSILHLVVNGLGDASVLYSVGILKYYSSNPVKGGKRKIILSLARVTLIVGLINLFGVIPIVPGFWSKALLVLGLVKAGMTVAAIAVLASTGLCAIGYFSTLMKILQKYRSTNNLNDSGSKHDIAVVASIFILASILMACLGLGIGLTVYDTLRDKVVEFGYGVLDSWTYIKTVIP; encoded by the coding sequence GTGCCTCTTACTTCAATGGTCGCTAATAAGAAACTCAGTAACTTAATAGCTCTTCTGGGAAGCATAATAATATTCACTATCGCGTTAAGGTTATTTATGGTCATTGAGAGTGTTGGCGTTGCTGTATATAGGTTTGGTGGATTCCCCGCGCCTCTAGGTGTCGTGTATGTTTTCGATCAGTTCAATTCTTTTCTAGCAGTGTCCGTATCTTTCGCTCTCGTTTTAACAGTAGTTTACGTGGTAGTGTTTGAGAGCAGTGAGCATAAGTATCTACTATATTCTCTAATTTACCTCCTCATGGCCGGCGTCTACGGCTGTCTTTTCACGGGTGACGTATTCAATTTCTATGTATCTATTGAACTTGCCGCGATGTCTTCATATGCTTTAACAGGGTTTTACAGGGGGAGGAAAGCTGTAAGAGCTGCTATAATTTACGGCATCGCAGGGACAGCCATAACTTCTTTCCTACTTCTAGCGTGTTTCATATTGTACGGTTCTTACGGGACCCTGAATATTGCTGATATTGCTTTAAAGAGCCGTAACGTAAATTTAGAAGTTGAGTTTTCAGGAGGCGTTTTCGGAGATATTTTGTTACCCTCTAAGATTTCCTTAGCGCTCATAACGTGGATTTTCTTATTCAAATCAGGTATAATACCAAATCATTTCTGGCTTCCAGAAGCATACTTAGCTGCACCTCTCCCAGCAATAGTCTTATTCACGACTTCAGCTGACATCTTAGGCATTTACGGGATAGTACGACTCTACTACCTAGTTTTCTCGGAAGGCAGTCTCATTAGCGACTTTAGAGCTACGATGTTAGGTGTGCTCTTTTTCTTAGGAACTGTGTCAGCAGTTATTGCGTCTATGCTTGTAGCAAACCAAAGGACTATCAGGAAACTAATCGCCTACAGCTCTATTTCTCAATTTAGTTTATCTCTACTTGGGGTAGCGTCTGGCACAGCAGAGGGCTTGTCTGGATCAATCCTGCACCTCGTAGTTAACGGACTCGGCGATGCTTCTGTGCTTTACAGCGTAGGTATACTAAAGTATTATTCGAGTAATCCTGTTAAGGGGGGTAAGCGTAAAATTATACTTTCTTTAGCACGAGTCACACTAATTGTGGGGCTCATTAACCTCTTCGGGGTAATACCTATCGTTCCAGGTTTCTGGAGTAAAGCTCTTTTAGTTTTAGGTCTTGTGAAAGCTGGCATGACTGTAGCTGCTATAGCAGTGCTGGCATCAACGGGTCTTTGTGCTATAGGATACTTCAGCACGTTAATGAAGATCTTGCAGAAGTATAGGAGCACTAATAACTTGAATGATTCAGGTAGTAAACACGATATAGCTGTAGTAGCCTCTATCTTCATACTAGCGTCTATACTTATGGCGTGTCTTGGGCTCGGCATAGGGCTCACAGTATATGATACTCTTAGGGATAAGGTTGTTGAATTCGGTTACGGTGTGTTAGATAGCTGGACGTACATCAAGACTGTAATACCTTAA
- a CDS encoding complex I subunit 5 family protein, which produces MYSSLATIAVPLAFIFAGSVLTPRFRVYGIVIRVIGFALLSLNISFSDLFSSLILLTCIIVGVVISGYSVKYSILKYGNTNLVPLLDLFVVSMILVFASQYLIEFITFWLLTELLGFFLIAYDYMARGDVVALYAAVKYLLFSMIPTDIALFIILALVGFEEAFTVPIRETFVNLTNPAILIMVIVGFFSKAAIFPLHFWLPDAHSIAPAPASALLSGLMVKMGIYGLYLISFYRIDTSLAAYTMLFSGFLTVVYGALQASLQRDIKRLLAYSTTSNTALITAALALYFLTMDRVFVEATILYTVAHSFYKVTMFLDSGLIELVTHERYIERLGYMSKVVPLESIAILSTILAILGMPPSTGFIAKVFLFTAISKYLAKSWVYLAMLVIASIKVALSIIYNVVYLKSHYRGDAKVPSIEDIERSKSVLSLQHYVLASSLSIYLFVAALLVIKYTGYIELELLKKMFTTLLISTILFIVLGATMYTMTKGLSKERSA; this is translated from the coding sequence ATGTACAGTAGCTTAGCCACCATCGCAGTACCGTTAGCGTTTATCTTTGCTGGGAGTGTCTTAACTCCCAGGTTTAGAGTCTACGGTATTGTAATACGCGTTATAGGTTTTGCATTACTTAGCTTAAACATATCCTTCTCTGACTTATTCAGTAGCTTAATACTGCTAACTTGCATAATCGTAGGAGTCGTGATCTCAGGTTATTCTGTGAAGTACTCTATCCTTAAATACGGGAATACTAATCTAGTGCCTCTACTAGATTTATTCGTAGTGTCTATGATCTTGGTGTTTGCTTCACAGTATCTAATAGAGTTCATAACTTTTTGGCTTCTTACCGAACTTCTAGGCTTCTTCCTTATAGCGTACGATTATATGGCAAGAGGTGATGTAGTCGCTCTATATGCTGCAGTAAAATACCTTTTATTCTCGATGATTCCAACCGATATTGCCTTATTCATAATTTTAGCGTTAGTGGGTTTCGAAGAAGCGTTCACTGTGCCGATAAGAGAAACGTTTGTTAATCTTACGAATCCAGCTATCTTAATAATGGTTATAGTTGGGTTCTTTTCTAAAGCAGCTATATTCCCTTTACATTTCTGGCTACCTGATGCGCATAGCATAGCTCCAGCACCAGCTTCAGCACTCCTCTCAGGACTTATGGTTAAGATGGGCATCTACGGCCTATACCTCATCAGCTTCTACCGAATCGACACGTCGCTAGCCGCCTACACGATGCTGTTTTCAGGCTTCTTAACAGTAGTTTACGGGGCCCTCCAAGCCTCTCTTCAGCGCGATATAAAGAGGTTACTCGCTTACAGCACGACATCTAACACAGCCTTAATCACGGCCGCACTGGCTCTGTACTTCTTAACCATGGATAGAGTATTCGTGGAAGCTACAATACTCTATACAGTCGCTCATTCCTTCTACAAAGTAACGATGTTCTTGGACTCAGGACTCATAGAGCTTGTTACGCACGAGAGATATATTGAGAGACTGGGATACATGAGTAAGGTAGTCCCACTAGAATCTATAGCCATCCTGTCAACTATTTTAGCCATATTAGGAATGCCCCCCTCAACAGGATTCATAGCTAAAGTATTCTTATTCACAGCAATATCGAAGTACTTAGCTAAATCTTGGGTGTACTTAGCAATGCTAGTTATAGCGTCTATAAAGGTGGCTCTTTCAATAATCTACAACGTGGTCTACCTAAAATCTCATTATAGGGGAGATGCAAAAGTGCCAAGCATTGAAGACATTGAAAGAAGTAAGAGTGTATTAAGCTTACAGCACTATGTCTTAGCTTCCTCACTATCGATTTACTTGTTCGTTGCGGCACTCCTAGTAATTAAATATACAGGATATATAGAACTAGAACTCTTAAAGAAAATGTTCACGACGCTGTTAATCTCTACAATACTATTTATAGTGCTTGGAGCAACTATGTATACAATGACTAAAGGTCTTAGTAAGGAGAGGTCAGCATAG
- a CDS encoding SPFH domain-containing protein encodes MSKTNVIEWVNPGPDDILWVYPHEDIRWGTVLVVHEYETAIFMRDGKIYDVLPPGRHVLTTQNLPLLTRAYRLVMGYGETPFKARVVFVSLKQFRGRFGLSTRVKLGPRTLYMTELQSFGEFWYRISDPVLFLTQIAGAVREISSPMVADFIRNYFVESFIQEISKYTAIDIYSNLSEVTAKIKASNIYDAFKQRGLELIDVKIGGVSLPQLEKMEKEDPTYGLPLLLAIQKGDEDKVLEIVKTVEIMRALGRSPAAGWMGALVAMPGLLQPVVQQQAQPPQAPQPQQQPTQPPQKKSPVIEKLRELKEMLDEGLITQEEYDKLKKELLEKYKQEM; translated from the coding sequence GTGAGTAAGACTAACGTGATTGAGTGGGTTAATCCAGGTCCTGACGACATTCTGTGGGTCTACCCACACGAGGACATCCGCTGGGGTACTGTGTTAGTAGTTCATGAGTACGAAACAGCTATATTCATGAGGGACGGCAAGATATATGATGTTCTCCCCCCAGGTCGTCACGTTCTGACTACTCAGAACTTGCCGCTTCTCACGAGAGCTTACAGGTTAGTCATGGGGTATGGGGAGACCCCCTTCAAAGCCCGCGTAGTGTTCGTATCACTTAAGCAGTTCAGAGGTAGGTTCGGTCTCTCAACGAGGGTTAAGCTAGGTCCTAGAACACTCTACATGACTGAACTCCAGAGCTTCGGCGAGTTCTGGTATCGTATTAGTGATCCTGTCCTTTTCTTAACCCAGATTGCCGGAGCTGTTAGAGAGATCTCCTCACCTATGGTTGCGGACTTCATCAGGAACTACTTTGTCGAGAGCTTCATTCAAGAGATAAGCAAATACACCGCCATAGACATATACTCAAACTTAAGTGAGGTTACTGCAAAGATAAAAGCAAGTAACATATACGATGCTTTCAAGCAGAGGGGTTTAGAGTTAATAGATGTTAAGATAGGTGGTGTGAGTCTCCCGCAACTTGAGAAGATGGAGAAAGAAGACCCGACTTACGGCCTACCACTACTGCTCGCTATCCAGAAAGGAGATGAAGACAAGGTTTTAGAAATCGTTAAGACTGTTGAGATCATGAGAGCTTTGGGGAGGTCTCCGGCGGCTGGGTGGATGGGCGCTCTAGTCGCCATGCCCGGACTATTACAGCCAGTCGTCCAGCAGCAAGCTCAGCCACCACAAGCTCCTCAACCACAGCAACAACCTACTCAGCCACCGCAAAAGAAGTCTCCAGTAATTGAGAAGCTGAGAGAGCTTAAAGAGATGCTTGATGAAGGGCTAATAACTCAGGAAGAGTATGATAAGCTGAAGAAAGAACTCCTAGAAAAGTATAAGCAGGAGATGTAG